From the Maioricimonas rarisocia genome, one window contains:
- a CDS encoding DUF4404 family protein: MMERPGSGIVSAAGTLSSRLLKAEYAMEKQQLKATLAQLHEELGRSGEVDEEMRGLLRQLANDIQSTLDQGTAATAPAAAAAASTSETDESREEDNSLIDQLTDAASHFEETHPRLATAIGRVAEALSQLGI; this comes from the coding sequence ATGATGGAGCGGCCCGGCAGTGGAATCGTCTCCGCTGCCGGCACCCTCTCTTCCCGTCTGCTGAAGGCCGAATACGCAATGGAAAAGCAGCAGCTCAAAGCGACGCTGGCTCAACTGCATGAGGAGCTGGGTCGTAGCGGCGAGGTTGACGAGGAGATGCGGGGCCTGCTCCGCCAACTGGCCAATGACATCCAGTCGACGCTTGATCAGGGGACCGCGGCGACGGCTCCTGCGGCAGCGGCCGCTGCATCCACGTCGGAAACCGATGAAAGTCGGGAAGAAGACAATTCCCTGATCGATCAGCTGACGGACGCTGCATCGCATTTCGAGGAGACTCATCCCCGGCTGGCGACGGCGATCGGACGCGTGGCGGAGGCGCTGAGCCAGCTCGGCATCTGA
- the serA gene encoding phosphoglycerate dehydrogenase, with protein sequence MHRVLITDNLSPAGLKVLEETDGIEVDVRSGLSPEQVREALHDADGIIIRSGTKLTPELLAGQPRLKVIVRAGVGVDNIDLAAATREGIVVMNTPAGNTTSTAEHTIAMMMALSRNIGPASQSMREGRWDRKKYTGTQLAGKTVGVMGLGRIGQSVARRCRGLEMTVLGYDPFISEEKAAEQGIELYRDLDEMITKVDYLTVHTPLTDETRGVINAARIATMRQGVRIINCARGGIVDENDLADAIESGQVAGAALDVFSSEPPPEDSRLRSLPQVLCTPHLGASTDEAQEQVALEAAEIITAYLLRGEIRYAVNMAPIAASELEAVRPYLDLAHRLGLLLSQLNKSHAVSKADLLFRGDAASKPTRLMLNAFTSGLLSGALEDAPNIINAEMLARERGIELTEATSSELGAFSTMIAATVHTDQGELSAAGTMFGNEFLRLVRLDNYQMDAYLDGLMLLYRHRDVPGLIGAIGTVFGKHQVNISHMALGREKNEPGGEAIAVLNLDNEPSQAAMDEVSAHPDVTGVELVKMPEAGAPLPWL encoded by the coding sequence ATGCATCGCGTACTGATTACCGACAATCTCTCCCCTGCAGGACTCAAGGTCCTCGAAGAAACCGACGGTATCGAAGTCGATGTCAGGTCGGGACTTTCGCCCGAGCAGGTCCGCGAAGCCCTGCACGATGCAGACGGCATCATCATCCGCAGCGGCACGAAGCTGACACCCGAGCTTCTGGCCGGTCAGCCGCGACTGAAGGTGATCGTGCGTGCCGGTGTCGGCGTCGACAACATCGATCTGGCCGCCGCGACCCGCGAAGGGATCGTGGTGATGAATACGCCGGCCGGCAACACGACCAGCACAGCCGAGCACACCATCGCCATGATGATGGCCCTGTCCCGCAACATCGGGCCAGCTTCGCAGTCGATGCGGGAAGGCCGCTGGGATCGCAAGAAGTACACCGGCACGCAGCTGGCCGGCAAGACGGTTGGAGTGATGGGGCTGGGCCGGATCGGTCAGTCGGTTGCCCGTCGCTGCCGGGGACTCGAGATGACCGTCCTCGGCTACGATCCGTTCATCTCGGAAGAGAAGGCCGCCGAGCAGGGAATCGAGCTGTACCGCGACCTCGACGAGATGATCACGAAGGTCGACTACCTGACCGTCCACACTCCGTTGACGGACGAGACCCGCGGCGTGATCAACGCGGCACGTATCGCGACGATGCGGCAGGGCGTGCGGATCATCAACTGTGCCCGTGGTGGAATTGTCGACGAGAACGATCTGGCGGATGCCATCGAGTCCGGCCAGGTCGCCGGGGCTGCACTGGACGTGTTTTCGTCCGAGCCGCCGCCGGAAGATTCGCGGCTTCGCAGCCTGCCTCAGGTCCTCTGCACGCCTCACCTGGGAGCCTCGACGGACGAAGCGCAGGAGCAGGTGGCGCTCGAAGCGGCCGAGATTATCACCGCTTATCTGCTGCGTGGCGAGATCCGCTACGCGGTCAACATGGCCCCGATTGCCGCGAGTGAGCTCGAAGCGGTTCGCCCGTACCTCGATCTGGCACATCGGCTGGGGCTGCTGCTCTCGCAGCTCAACAAGTCACACGCCGTCAGCAAGGCGGATCTGCTGTTCCGCGGCGACGCCGCCTCGAAGCCGACCCGTCTGATGCTCAACGCGTTCACTTCGGGACTGCTCTCTGGAGCTCTCGAAGACGCACCGAACATCATCAATGCCGAGATGCTTGCCCGTGAACGTGGTATCGAGCTGACGGAGGCGACATCGTCCGAACTGGGGGCGTTCTCCACAATGATTGCTGCGACTGTTCACACCGATCAGGGAGAACTGAGCGCGGCCGGCACGATGTTCGGCAACGAGTTCCTCCGTCTGGTCCGTCTGGACAACTACCAGATGGATGCCTATCTCGACGGACTGATGCTGCTGTACCGCCACCGGGATGTGCCGGGTCTGATCGGAGCCATCGGTACGGTCTTCGGCAAGCATCAGGTCAACATCTCGCACATGGCTCTCGGCCGTGAAAAGAATGAGCCGGGTGGCGAGGCGATCGCAGTCCTCAACCTCGACAACGAGCCGTCGCAGGCGGCCATGGACGAGGTTTCTGCCCATCCGGACGTGACGGGCGTCGAACTGGTCAAGATGCCTGAGGCAGGCGCACCTCTGCCGTGGCTGTAA
- a CDS encoding cytochrome-c peroxidase: MPRKIFRRQLWTWIIGLVPLVAFAFATTLNAAEPLGLKTVRHPKDNAPTPEKIQLGKQLYFDPRLSRDSTISCASCHDPQKGFSNGEQFATGVRGQVGGRNSPTVINAAFNRFQFWDGRAGSLEEQALGPIQNPIEMDMTLDEVVERLNAIEGYRRQFQKVFGSDVTPENIGRAIAAYERTILSGDAPYDRYKDGDESALSEAAERGMKLFFGKANCSACHAGANFTDNAFHNIGVGMDRDEPDHGRFSISSLGGDTGSFKTPTLREIARTGPYMHDGSLKTLEEVVAYYSRGGNPNPYLDEELFPLNLTAEQQQDLVTFLKEGLSSENYPNHQPPELP; the protein is encoded by the coding sequence ATGCCCCGGAAGATCTTCCGGCGACAACTCTGGACCTGGATCATCGGTCTCGTGCCGCTTGTGGCGTTCGCCTTTGCCACAACTCTGAATGCGGCCGAGCCCCTCGGTCTGAAGACGGTCCGCCACCCCAAGGACAATGCTCCCACGCCCGAGAAGATCCAGCTTGGCAAGCAGCTCTATTTCGATCCGCGACTCTCGCGCGACAGCACGATTTCGTGTGCGTCGTGTCATGATCCGCAAAAGGGATTCAGCAACGGTGAGCAGTTCGCCACCGGCGTTCGCGGCCAGGTTGGCGGGCGCAATTCGCCAACAGTGATCAATGCCGCCTTCAACCGGTTTCAGTTCTGGGATGGCCGTGCCGGCAGCCTCGAAGAGCAGGCCCTCGGGCCGATCCAGAACCCGATCGAGATGGACATGACGCTCGACGAAGTCGTGGAGCGGCTGAACGCGATCGAAGGGTATCGGCGGCAGTTTCAGAAGGTGTTCGGGTCGGATGTCACTCCCGAGAACATCGGCCGGGCCATCGCTGCCTACGAGCGGACGATTCTCTCCGGCGACGCGCCGTACGACCGTTACAAGGATGGTGATGAGTCGGCGCTCTCGGAGGCGGCCGAGCGAGGTATGAAACTGTTCTTCGGCAAGGCGAACTGCAGCGCGTGCCATGCCGGCGCGAACTTCACCGACAACGCGTTTCACAACATCGGTGTCGGTATGGATCGGGACGAGCCGGACCACGGGCGGTTCTCGATTTCCAGCCTCGGCGGGGATACGGGATCGTTCAAGACTCCGACGTTGCGGGAGATCGCCCGCACCGGTCCCTACATGCATGATGGAAGCCTGAAGACGCTGGAAGAAGTCGTGGCGTATTACAGCCGGGGAGGCAATCCCAACCCGTACCTGGATGAGGAACTGTTTCCGCTGAACCTGACCGCCGAGCAGCAACAGGATCTGGTGACGTTCCTGAAGGAAGGTTTGAGCAGCGAAAACTATCCCAACCACCAGCCGCCCGAACTCCCCTGA
- the mtnA gene encoding S-methyl-5-thioribose-1-phosphate isomerase translates to MTTDNTTPPRTMTWVGGTDGYLRLIDQTKLPVEFVELECRTVEEVWQAIKQLSVRGAPAIGVAAAYGTVIGLQSAVNATPEEFDARRREVTEYLASSRPTAVNLFWALNRLNRLAETLADLTPAQQLERLLEEAREIEEEDREMCAAIGRHGADLLADGTGVLTHCNAGGLATAGDGTALSVIFAAAAQGKTLQVYADETRPLLQGARLTTWELQQRGVPATLICDSMAGWAMKEGRISAVITGADRIAANGDAANKIGTYSVALLAKAHGIPFYVAAPSSTFDLELATGADIPIEQRAPEEVTHGFGKQTAPDGIGVYNPAFDVTPAELIEAIVTERGLIRPVTAEQVAATLAAGASA, encoded by the coding sequence ATGACGACTGACAACACGACGCCTCCGCGCACCATGACGTGGGTGGGGGGAACCGACGGATACCTGCGGCTGATCGATCAGACGAAGCTGCCGGTCGAATTCGTTGAGCTCGAATGCCGCACGGTCGAGGAGGTCTGGCAGGCGATCAAGCAGCTGAGCGTCCGTGGAGCACCGGCCATCGGAGTGGCGGCGGCGTATGGAACAGTCATCGGGCTGCAGTCGGCGGTGAACGCCACACCCGAGGAGTTTGACGCACGGCGGCGTGAAGTCACGGAGTATCTCGCCTCGAGTCGGCCGACGGCGGTCAATCTCTTCTGGGCGTTGAATCGGCTGAACCGCCTGGCGGAAACGCTCGCGGATCTGACGCCGGCGCAGCAGCTCGAGCGACTGCTGGAGGAAGCGCGGGAGATCGAAGAAGAGGATCGCGAAATGTGCGCGGCGATCGGTCGCCACGGAGCGGACCTTCTGGCCGACGGGACTGGCGTCCTGACGCATTGCAATGCCGGTGGTCTGGCCACAGCCGGCGATGGAACGGCACTCTCGGTCATCTTCGCAGCCGCGGCCCAGGGCAAGACCCTGCAGGTGTACGCCGACGAAACCCGCCCGTTGCTTCAGGGTGCCCGCCTGACGACGTGGGAACTGCAGCAGCGGGGCGTCCCGGCGACACTGATCTGCGACTCGATGGCCGGCTGGGCCATGAAGGAGGGCCGCATTTCGGCTGTGATTACCGGGGCCGACCGCATTGCTGCCAATGGCGATGCTGCGAACAAGATCGGCACGTACTCGGTGGCGCTGCTGGCGAAGGCTCACGGGATCCCGTTCTACGTGGCGGCTCCTTCCAGTACCTTCGACCTGGAGCTCGCAACCGGTGCCGACATCCCAATCGAACAGCGGGCCCCGGAAGAGGTGACGCACGGCTTCGGCAAGCAGACGGCACCTGATGGGATCGGTGTCTACAACCCGGCCTTTGACGTCACGCCGGCGGAGCTCATCGAAGCGATCGTGACCGAGCGGGGACTGATCCGTCCTGTCACGGCCGAACAGGTTGCGGCCACACTCGCAGCCGGCGCCTCGGCATGA
- the rsmD gene encoding 16S rRNA (guanine(966)-N(2))-methyltransferase RsmD — translation MRIIAGRFRRRKLDSNPGLTTRPITDRVKESLFQLFGDQVVDRRVADVFAGTGTIGLEALSRGASSVVFIEQDRRALDLLRKNIDRLGVADETMCWSADVFRTSFRPKGVDAFLPYEVIFFDPPYRLVERLKEGMPLYRSLQRLARPQVTSDDALLFFRTPLRSEFDMPEVWQLQQTLDFSNMEIHTYRKVVDAPEESGQDD, via the coding sequence ATGCGAATTATTGCGGGCCGGTTTCGCCGCAGAAAACTTGATTCCAATCCCGGACTGACTACGCGGCCCATCACCGATCGGGTCAAGGAAAGTCTGTTTCAGCTGTTTGGCGACCAGGTCGTCGACCGGCGGGTGGCGGACGTTTTCGCCGGGACCGGCACCATCGGGCTCGAGGCCCTCAGTCGTGGCGCCAGCAGCGTCGTGTTCATTGAACAGGACCGGCGGGCACTCGACCTGCTCCGAAAGAATATCGATCGCCTGGGCGTGGCCGACGAGACGATGTGCTGGTCGGCCGATGTCTTCCGGACGTCGTTCCGCCCGAAAGGTGTCGATGCGTTTCTGCCGTACGAGGTGATCTTCTTCGATCCTCCCTACCGGCTCGTCGAGCGACTCAAGGAAGGGATGCCGCTCTACCGGTCACTGCAGCGGCTGGCGCGGCCGCAGGTGACCAGCGACGATGCCCTGCTCTTCTTCCGCACGCCGCTCCGCTCTGAGTTCGACATGCCTGAAGTCTGGCAGCTTCAGCAGACACTGGACTTTTCGAACATGGAGATCCACACTTACCGGAAAGTGGTGGATGCTCCGGAAGAGTCCGGGCAGGACGACTGA
- a CDS encoding FHA domain-containing protein produces the protein MSYLLIVDSGKHKGRKLKISRDNAIVGRDEEAAIRIASQEVSRRHCVLIPTPDGLVVRDLESSNGTFVNGAPILRDTILQSGDVLTVGPMSFRLPGKPAARPAAPESEPDDQNLSDDDIATWLAGAGADAESSEISSSDTTIIPATMTPRLQPIPPKRKKEFKTVADEAADIIRRHYESLEASPNDEAADN, from the coding sequence ATGAGCTATCTGCTGATTGTCGATTCCGGCAAACACAAAGGCCGCAAGCTCAAGATCAGTCGCGACAACGCCATTGTCGGTCGCGATGAGGAAGCAGCCATCCGGATTGCCTCGCAGGAGGTGAGCCGACGTCACTGCGTTCTCATTCCCACGCCGGATGGTCTGGTGGTGCGCGACCTGGAGAGCAGCAACGGTACCTTTGTGAATGGCGCGCCGATCCTGCGGGATACGATCCTGCAGTCGGGCGACGTCCTGACCGTCGGACCGATGAGTTTCCGTTTGCCCGGCAAGCCGGCGGCCCGGCCTGCGGCACCCGAGTCGGAACCGGACGATCAGAACCTCTCCGACGACGACATCGCCACCTGGCTGGCCGGAGCGGGGGCCGACGCCGAGTCGTCAGAAATCAGCTCGTCGGATACAACGATCATCCCGGCGACGATGACACCACGCTTGCAGCCCATTCCTCCCAAGCGGAAGAAGGAGTTCAAGACCGTGGCTGACGAAGCGGCGGACATCATCCGGCGACACTACGAATCGCTCGAAGCGAGCCCGAACGACGAGGCAGCGGACAACTGA
- a CDS encoding response regulator — MSELTPSHAIINRVLIVEDDPDEAEFLKSYLEDRRFGVEVARDGGQAHAAFTMHRPDFVILDVILPNNVSGFEVCEQFKRLDDAVPVMMLTAIDMDDARQLAQRVGADGYMTKPYDPEELVEQIHALSEEVWARRHLEPAPDTADNKVRFECTDCGKRLKVSGTHRGRTLNCPRCGQPVKVPLHD, encoded by the coding sequence ATGAGCGAGCTGACTCCGTCGCATGCGATCATCAACCGCGTGCTCATCGTGGAAGACGATCCCGACGAGGCGGAATTCCTGAAGAGTTATCTGGAAGACCGCCGCTTCGGTGTTGAAGTGGCGCGGGATGGCGGACAGGCGCACGCTGCGTTCACAATGCATCGGCCGGACTTCGTGATTCTGGACGTGATCCTGCCGAACAACGTGTCGGGCTTCGAGGTTTGTGAACAGTTCAAACGTCTCGACGACGCGGTCCCGGTGATGATGTTGACGGCCATCGACATGGATGACGCCCGCCAGTTGGCGCAGCGGGTCGGAGCCGATGGTTACATGACCAAACCGTACGACCCCGAAGAACTGGTCGAGCAGATACACGCCCTGTCCGAAGAGGTCTGGGCCCGCAGGCACCTCGAGCCGGCACCTGACACTGCCGACAATAAGGTGCGGTTCGAATGCACGGACTGCGGCAAGCGACTGAAAGTAAGTGGAACCCATCGGGGGCGTACTTTGAACTGTCCCCGGTGCGGTCAACCCGTTAAGGTTCCTCTGCATGACTGA
- a CDS encoding DUF1501 domain-containing protein — translation MLSLMNRTLQDCERVSRRGLLQLGALSGLGLSLPGFLAARSARAAAGHHGPDRNCILIWTRGGTSHHDTFDPKPQAPVSVRGEFGVIDTAVPGVQFTDIVPNMARELNRFALLRSWNPQNGSHGVADQYVMSGRKFNAALHYPTYGSVVSWNKGFKSALPPFVQLGTQIDPRFGGGAAGILGLEHNPFTITADPNSKNFTVRDISFPSGVDHSRIDRRKRMLTAIDELQQQADVQPAAFDALDEHFKAALNMITAPETKRAFEIDSEEDSLRDAYGRNTFGQNALMARRLIESGVRFVTITDGGWDTHQNNFKSLKNNRLPPVDQAIPALLEDLEDRGLLESTLVVWLTDFGRTPKINSASGRDHWASAGFAIMAGAGVPGGAVLGATDDEGGKPVRDEYTTPDIAVTIYEKLGMPADLMAHAPDGRPVRLIEGHPIREWM, via the coding sequence ATGCTGAGTCTCATGAATCGCACACTGCAGGATTGCGAACGCGTCAGCAGGCGTGGTCTGCTCCAGCTGGGGGCCCTGAGTGGACTCGGTCTCAGTCTGCCCGGTTTTCTCGCTGCACGGTCGGCGCGAGCCGCCGCCGGTCACCACGGCCCGGATCGCAACTGCATCCTGATCTGGACGCGTGGTGGGACGAGTCACCATGACACCTTTGATCCGAAGCCGCAGGCACCGGTGAGCGTGCGGGGAGAGTTCGGCGTCATCGACACGGCGGTGCCGGGGGTGCAGTTCACCGACATCGTGCCGAACATGGCCCGCGAGCTGAACCGGTTTGCGTTGCTGCGGAGCTGGAATCCTCAGAACGGCAGTCACGGTGTCGCAGACCAGTACGTAATGTCGGGCCGCAAGTTCAATGCGGCTCTGCACTATCCGACGTACGGCTCGGTGGTGAGCTGGAACAAGGGATTCAAGTCGGCTTTGCCTCCGTTCGTGCAGCTGGGCACGCAGATCGATCCCCGTTTCGGTGGCGGAGCAGCGGGTATCCTGGGGCTGGAACACAATCCGTTCACGATCACGGCTGACCCGAACTCGAAGAACTTCACGGTGCGGGATATCAGCTTCCCGTCCGGAGTGGACCACAGTCGAATTGACCGCCGCAAGCGGATGCTCACTGCGATCGACGAGCTGCAGCAGCAGGCAGATGTGCAACCGGCCGCATTCGATGCACTGGATGAGCATTTCAAGGCGGCCCTCAACATGATCACGGCCCCGGAGACGAAGCGGGCGTTCGAGATTGATTCCGAAGAGGACTCGCTGCGGGACGCATATGGTCGCAACACGTTCGGGCAGAACGCCCTGATGGCCCGCCGGCTGATCGAGAGCGGTGTTCGCTTTGTCACGATTACGGATGGTGGGTGGGACACGCATCAGAACAACTTCAAGTCGCTGAAGAACAACCGGCTGCCACCGGTTGATCAGGCGATCCCTGCGCTGCTGGAAGACCTCGAAGATCGCGGTTTGCTTGAGAGCACGCTGGTGGTCTGGCTGACCGACTTCGGGCGGACACCGAAGATCAACTCGGCGAGTGGACGTGATCACTGGGCGAGCGCCGGATTTGCGATCATGGCGGGAGCGGGCGTGCCTGGCGGTGCGGTGCTCGGTGCCACCGATGATGAAGGTGGCAAACCGGTTCGTGATGAATACACGACACCTGACATTGCGGTGACGATTTACGAGAAGCTCGGGATGCCTGCGGATCTGATGGCTCACGCGCCGGATGGACGTCCGGTGCGGCTCATCGAAGGGCATCCGATTCGGGAATGGATGTAG
- a CDS encoding DUF1549 domain-containing protein gives MVTRLVATLLSLSAVATATAAPPLHVTPAEVHLKGNFDRTQLLVTGQAPGPESADLTSQVRFATSDASVVTISETGLLRAAGNGQAEITVVLEDRSATATVTVEGYSDAPSVPFDEQIRPILSRLGCNAGECHASQFGKGGFVLSVVGFDPNLDFNSLVRDRQQRRINFVQPEESLFLKKPTMQVPHGGGQRLLVDSSYYDTLVAWVRAGAPGPETDAPKVTSLEVWPRERLVKPDDAQQLRAVAHYSDGRAVDVTHLAKFDSMDEAVLSVTPTGRVTVEGRGQAPIMVRYEGHANIALFVSPYGPPAELADWENRNFVDELAAKKFRELGIEPSPVCDDATFIRRAYLDAIGTIPQPEDVLAFVADEDPAKREKLVDRLLGLTGDPNLDVHNDQYAAYWTLKWSDLLRNTTGGQRADEQRMWAMHNWIRESMRTNKPFDEFVREVVTAKGSIYSSGPASYYRVFRNSSELAEATSQLFLGVRLACAKCHHHPFEKYSQADYYSFAAFFARIGTKNSEEFGLFGREAVVMVRNSGDVRHPRTGQLLKPKPLDGDEMEHELDRRIPLAEWLTSADNRDFAKAAVNRYVSYLLGRGLVEPVDDMRATNPPTNPALMEALADHFIDSGFDLKQLIRVIMTSRLYQLDSQPTEQNASDSKFYSHFKVKRIPAEPLLDAIDQVTGVQTKFKSLPLGTRAIELPDGEYPNYFLNTFGKPRRASVCECERMPDENLGQALHTLNGDILATKIADKNGRVAKLLASEKSDAEIITQLYLLSVGREPTNSEVATARQFLDESPSRDVFFQDLLWALLNSKQFLFVR, from the coding sequence ATGGTGACCCGACTCGTGGCCACGCTGCTGTCACTCTCAGCCGTAGCCACTGCCACCGCCGCCCCCCCCCTTCATGTCACGCCCGCCGAAGTCCACCTGAAGGGCAACTTCGACCGGACGCAGTTGCTGGTCACCGGACAGGCCCCCGGTCCGGAATCCGCTGATCTTACGTCGCAGGTCCGATTCGCCACATCGGACGCCTCGGTGGTGACCATCAGCGAGACCGGACTGCTTCGCGCGGCGGGCAACGGCCAGGCGGAAATCACGGTCGTTCTCGAAGACAGGTCGGCAACCGCGACAGTCACGGTCGAGGGATACTCCGACGCGCCATCCGTCCCGTTTGACGAGCAGATCCGTCCGATCCTCAGCCGGCTCGGCTGCAATGCCGGTGAGTGCCATGCCAGCCAGTTTGGTAAGGGAGGCTTCGTCCTGTCAGTGGTCGGCTTCGATCCGAACCTGGACTTCAACTCGCTCGTGCGGGACCGGCAGCAGCGGCGGATTAACTTCGTACAGCCGGAAGAAAGCCTGTTCCTCAAGAAACCGACGATGCAGGTGCCGCACGGGGGCGGTCAGCGGCTGCTGGTCGATTCGAGCTACTACGACACACTCGTGGCGTGGGTTCGCGCCGGAGCTCCCGGACCAGAGACGGACGCTCCGAAAGTCACCAGCCTCGAAGTCTGGCCCCGCGAGCGTCTGGTCAAACCGGACGACGCGCAGCAGCTGCGGGCTGTCGCCCACTACTCCGATGGGCGTGCCGTCGATGTAACACACCTGGCAAAGTTCGACTCGATGGACGAAGCGGTCCTGTCTGTCACCCCCACTGGCCGGGTCACGGTCGAAGGCCGGGGACAGGCTCCCATCATGGTCCGGTACGAGGGCCACGCCAATATCGCCCTGTTTGTCTCTCCCTACGGCCCACCGGCGGAACTGGCCGACTGGGAGAACCGCAACTTCGTCGATGAACTGGCTGCGAAGAAGTTTCGCGAACTCGGCATTGAACCGTCTCCGGTATGCGACGATGCGACGTTCATCCGCCGGGCGTACCTCGATGCGATCGGCACGATTCCTCAGCCCGAGGACGTCCTCGCCTTCGTTGCCGACGAAGATCCTGCCAAACGGGAGAAACTGGTCGATCGTCTGCTTGGGCTGACCGGCGATCCCAACCTCGACGTACACAACGACCAATATGCCGCCTACTGGACGCTCAAATGGTCCGACCTGCTGCGGAACACGACCGGAGGGCAGCGGGCCGACGAGCAGCGGATGTGGGCCATGCACAACTGGATCCGCGAGTCGATGCGGACGAACAAACCGTTCGACGAATTCGTGCGCGAAGTCGTGACGGCGAAGGGGTCGATCTACTCGAGTGGCCCCGCCAGCTACTACCGGGTCTTCCGCAATTCGTCGGAACTGGCCGAAGCCACCTCCCAGCTGTTTCTGGGCGTCCGGCTGGCCTGTGCCAAGTGCCACCATCATCCGTTCGAGAAGTACTCGCAGGCAGACTACTACAGCTTCGCCGCGTTCTTTGCTCGCATCGGCACCAAGAACAGCGAAGAGTTCGGCCTGTTCGGTCGGGAAGCGGTCGTGATGGTCCGCAACAGCGGCGACGTGCGGCACCCGCGGACCGGCCAGCTCCTCAAGCCGAAGCCCCTCGACGGCGACGAAATGGAGCACGAACTGGACCGCCGCATCCCCCTCGCCGAATGGCTCACCTCGGCCGACAACCGCGATTTCGCGAAGGCCGCCGTCAACCGCTACGTCTCGTACCTGCTCGGCCGCGGACTTGTGGAACCGGTGGACGACATGCGGGCCACCAACCCACCGACCAACCCCGCACTGATGGAGGCCCTGGCGGACCACTTCATCGATTCCGGCTTCGATCTCAAGCAGCTGATTCGCGTCATCATGACGTCGCGGCTGTACCAGCTCGATTCGCAGCCGACCGAACAGAACGCCTCCGACAGCAAGTTCTACAGCCACTTCAAAGTGAAGCGGATACCGGCCGAACCACTGCTCGACGCCATCGACCAGGTGACCGGCGTGCAGACGAAATTCAAGAGCCTGCCGCTCGGCACCCGCGCCATCGAACTGCCGGACGGCGAATACCCGAACTACTTCCTCAATACGTTCGGCAAACCCCGACGGGCCAGCGTCTGCGAGTGTGAGCGGATGCCGGACGAGAACCTCGGCCAGGCGCTGCACACGCTTAATGGCGACATCCTCGCGACAAAGATCGCCGACAAGAACGGCCGAGTGGCGAAACTTCTCGCATCTGAGAAGTCGGACGCGGAGATCATCACCCAGCTTTACCTGCTGTCCGTCGGCCGCGAACCGACCAACTCCGAGGTTGCAACCGCCCGTCAGTTTCTCGACGAGAGCCCCAGCCGCGACGTGTTCTTCCAGGACCTGCTGTGGGCCCTGCTGAACAGCAAGCAGTTCCTGTTCGTGCGGTAA